The following are encoded in a window of Oncorhynchus keta strain PuntledgeMale-10-30-2019 chromosome 10, Oket_V2, whole genome shotgun sequence genomic DNA:
- the LOC118388274 gene encoding RNA-binding protein 6-like isoform X6: MSDFRGRDGMNMGPRGPQDRGPPMDMRMMDCPPDMRDRDMEPHDIRGRGEPPRDFLERPGEEPDFSLRRQYEMSIRDKLLNAAAGGGFMGPGPGMGGRGMGGRDVRGRGMGGRGMPPRDLREPNDRFIDMRDRDMFRKDMPGFNNPDMDGRRGGFPMEPMGRNEGFRDMGDRDRPPIDRPPMGMDDIDGFNMDMPPRERDRDRGMMDFDRRGAPPLNPRKRFESDTDFRNRVGPPAEFRGRDRSPVRFADNDGALMDVRGRPGGPPDHGGPNRPKFVGTDPEGTLRDREFPEMEEVSLAEEWKNRKKEKDSHPSPMPRGLPPFSKEIQGQLFPPVSREGSLLGEPANFKERNMPSTEFPGKKDGPPFDFPRPNRGAPRSQNWDKKPPTDTPGMDLPPFGRRSLQDPAFPPMGPGLLPNMPNRESSKRWPEHGDPKQNQNAPNRVDRPPYLLEKDRTPYILEKTPPTPLGHGPNDKTQFKGPKDALLEQGPASVKLVPGPDVQGKDQDYRDIDYRTGPGIVFDYKHEELPGPDKVLKESKAVPAPKFSDSGSQDQDYRNASVKDKVTHTICITGIPKTATMEQILGAFAVRDGVPMQGMKIKNVVPGYSYDTAYVEFLNLEDAVHFMESNQRSLKVGTKTALMRYVQPDRIGKEALEPGHKAGPPTQEPLLPCPGQLLVDKAKNEHHSQDVSQAKTPVDPLSQQGSWQRSSDLTPEAWQQQVDQQLRQQEAEQQAESWASRNPPRQGPGPHQMDPIFKESKTMIIKNVKPTTTVETILKSLDPFAYLDERNVRLVRGKPPGAKCFCFVDMDSHEQVTRLVELLTKPRPLSIDGVRVYAEVAKPLKNQNYRKQFDKSNTSLLGYPPEASMTEQQYYSSQPPNQPPGCPPPNMQGDHMGGPISSDPLSNSSVSHLNSSMTSGGGYAEPPPVDPYHQALDPQVSSAAAAGGLAATGDHGTDGYSYATETPDMTNYLYDATSGFYYDPQTTLYYDPASRYFYNAQTQEYLYWDSVSKTYIPVPGGHSTDTQLPIHQSGVALAPDVQAILANPAADAPLDMKRPEPTPHFDPPQLLNPTPAPNPNPNPSPERREEEDTAPRIDKKDNKDKPGEKEEKPRSLAAFKIMKDMERWAKIQNRQKDSVRVPSPVLKASGGGLDDRKSSKAADAAFTIFERKGGDDLFKKPMAPPKKEGKGSKQSIGSLGLLASDYAATGSDEEEEVVQHEDPQASRSQSQEKEDKLTDWKKMACLLCRRQFPNKYGLVRHQQLSDLHKQNMEIHMKIKRSKKELEALENQEKELSARESNGSPEQKRRKHQHQNSRVGGSRDMHKGSERPGLGSEPVERKKKESVVWNHATYKQAVRKAMFARFKELD; this comes from the exons ATGTCTGATTTCAGGGGTAGAGACGGAATGAACATGGGTCCCAGGGGACCACAGGATCGGGGGCCTCCTATGGACATGAGGATGATGGACTGTCCACCTGATATGAGGGACCGTGATATGGAACCACATGACATACGAGGGAGAGGAGAACCACCTAGGGATTTCCTGGAGAGACCTGGAGAAGAGCCAGACTTCAGCCTCAGAAGACAGTATGAAATGTCAATCAGGGACAAGCTGCTTAATGCAGCTGCTGGTGGTGGTTTCATGGGGCCTGGGCCAGGCatgggagggagaggaatgggggGGAGAGATGTGAGGGGGAGAGGCATGGGAGGGAGAGGCATGCCTCCACGAGATCTACGAGAGCCAAATGACAGATTTATTGACATGAGAGACAGGGATATGTTCCGCAAGGATATGCCAGGCTTCAACAATCCAGACATGGATGGAAGGCGAGGAGGATTTCCCATGGAGCCTATGGGTAGAAATGAGGGGTTCAGAGACATGGGTGATAGGGACAGGCCACCCATAGACAGGCCCCCGATGGGCATGGATGACATTGATGGGTTTAATATGGACATGCCTCCACGAGAACGAGATCGAGACAGGGGAATGATGGACTTTGACAGGAGGGGTGCTCCTCCATTGAATCCAAGGAAAAGATTTGAGTCTGATACAGACTTCAGAAACCGCGTTGGACCTCCAGCTGAATTCAGAGGTAGGGATAGATCTCCCGTAAGATTTGCCGACAATGATGGGGCTCTAATGGATGTCAGGGGAAGGCCTGGCGGCCCTCCAGATCATGGTGGCCCAAACAGACCCAAGTTTGTGGGTACAGATCCAGAAGGCACCCTTAGAGACAGAGAATTCCCAGAAATGGAAGAGGTTTCGCTTGCAGAGGAGTGGAAGAACCGTAAGAAGGAGAAGGACTCTCATCCATCCCCCATGCCCAGAGGTCTTCCTCCTTTCTCCAAAGAGATTCAGGGACAGCTATTCCCTCCAGTGTCCAGAGAAGGCAGTCTTCTTGGAGAGCCGGCAAACTTTAAAGAAAGGAACATGCCATCTACAGAATTCCCTGGGAAAAAAGATGGGCCTCCTTTTGATTTCCCTCGCCCCAACAGAGGAGCTCCACGTTCCCAGAACTGGGATAAAAAGCCACCCACAGATACCCCTGGCATGGATCTGCCACCTTTTGGCCGTAGAAGTCTTCAGGACCCTGCCTTTCCACCCATGGGTCCTGGGCTCCTGCCAAACATGCCGAACAGAGAAAGCAGCAAGCGCTGGCCCGAACATGGGGATCCCAAGCAGAATCAAAATGCACCAAATCGAGTTGACAGGCCTCCATACCTCTTGGAGAAGGACAGAACCCCATACATCCTAGAGAAGACTCCACCAACTCCACTGGGCCATGGGCCAAACGATAAAACTCAATTTAAAGGGCCGAAGGATGCATTGCTTGAACAAGGCCCAGCGAGTGTTAAGCTGGTTCCAGGGCCAGACGTCCAAGGCAAAGACCAGGACTACAGGGACATTGATTACAGAACAGGTCCAGGGATAGTCTTTGACTACAAACATGAGGAGCTGCCAGGACCTGACAAAGTTCTAAAAGAATCCAAAGCAGTCCCGGCTCCAAAATTCAGTGACTCTGGTTCCCAG GATCAGGATTACCGGAATGCATCTGTGAAGGACAAGGTTACTCATACAATTTGCATCACTGGAATTCCTAAGACGGCCACAATGGAGCAG ATCCTTGGTGCCTTTGCAGTCCGCGATGGTGTCCCAATGCAGGGAATGAAAATCAAGAATGTTGTGCCAG GTTACAGCTACGATACGGCCTATGTGGAGTTTTTAAACCTCGAGGATGCAGTCCACTTCATGGAATCCAACCAG AGATCCCTGAAGGTTGGCACTAAAACAGCTCTGATGCGATACGTCCAGCCAGACAGAATTGGCAAGGAAGCTCTA GAACCAGGGCACAAGGCAGGCCCCCCGACCCAGGAACCCCTACTGCCATGCCCAGGCCAGCTCCTGGTCGACAAGGCCAAGAATGAGCACCACAGCCAGGATGTCTCCCAAGCCAAGACACCAGTTGACCCACTGTCCCAGCAGGGCTCATGGCAGCGCAGCTCGGACCTTACCCCAGAGGCCTGGCAGCAGCAGGTGGACCAGCAACTTAGACAGCAGGAGGCTGAGCAGCAGGCAGAGTCCTGGGCCAGCCGCAACCCCCCTCGCCAAGGCCCTGGCCCACATCAGATGGACCCCATCTTTAAGGAGAGCAAGA CCATGATCATAAAGAATGTGAAGCCCACCACTACAGTGGAGACCATTCTGAAATCCCTGGACCCCTTCGCCTACCTTGATGAGAGGAACGTTCGTCTGGTCAGAGGAAAACCCCCGGGAGCCAAATGCTTTTGCTTCGTAGACATGGACTCCCATGAG CAAGTGACCCGTCTGGTAGAGCTCCTCACCAAGCCCAGGCCTCTCTCTATCGACGGGGTCAGGGTTTACGCTGAGGTTGCTAAGCCACTGAAGAACCAAAA CTACAGAAAACAGTTTGATAAATCAAACACTTCTCTCCTGGGGTACCCACCTGAGGCCAGTATGACGGAG CAGCAGTACTATTCATCCCAACCTCCCaaccaaccaccaggatgcccccCACCTAACATGCAAG GCGATCATATGGGTGGACCGATAAGCTCAGACCCTCTCTCCAATTCATCTGTTTCGCACTTGAACTCCAGCATGACTTCA GGAGGTGGCTATGCTGAACCTCCACCAGTTGATCCCTACCACCAGGCTCTGGACCCCCAGGTCTCCTCTGCTGCAGCAGCAGGGGGGTTGGCAGCAACAGGAGATCATGGCACTGATGGCTACAGCTATG CTACTGAAACTCCAGACATGACGAACTACCTGTATGATGCCACATCTGGGTTCTACTATGATCCCCAGACTACCCTGTACTATGACCCTGCCTCTAGG TATTTCTACAATGCCCAGACCCAGGAGTACCTGTACTGGGACAGTGTGTCCAAGACGTACATCCCCGTTCCCGGAGGACACTCTACAGACACCCAGCTCCCCATTCACCAGTCTGGTGTTGCCTTGGCACCAGACGTACAGGCCATTCTGGCCAATCCAGCAGCAGACGCTCCGCTCGACATGAAGAGACCAGAGCCAACCCCTCACTTCGACCCTCCCCAGCTCCTGAACCCCACTCCtgcccctaaccccaaccccaacccttcccccgagagaagagaggaggaggacactgCACCTCGCATAGACAAGAAAGACAACAAGGACAaaccaggagagaaagaggagaaaccCAGGAGCCTAGCTGCTTTCAAG ATCATGAAGGATATGGAGCGCTGGGCTAAGATCCAGAACCGTCAGAAGGACAGCGTCCGTGTTCCGTCCCCTGTACTCAAGGCCTCCGGTGGCGGGCTGGACGACAGGAAGTCCTCCAAGGCAGCTGACGCAGCCTTCACCATCTTCGAGAGGAAG GGTGGAGACGACCTCTTCAAGAAGCCTATGGCTCCTCCCAAGAAAGAGGGGAAGGGCTCAAAG CAGTCCATTGGCTCTCTGGGCCTGCTGGCGTCGGACTACGCAGCAACAGGcagtgatgaggaggaggaggtggtgcagCATGAGGATCCTCAGGCCTCTAGGAGTCAGTCTCAGGAGAAGGAAGACAAGCTGACAGACTGGAAGAAGATGGCGTGTCTGCTGTGTAGGAGACAGTTCCCCAATAAGTACGGCCTGGTGCGCCACCAGCAGCTCTCAGACCTCCACAAGCAAAACATGGAGATCCACATGAAGATCAAGAGATCAAAGAAAGAGCTGGAGGCTTTGGAGAACcaggagaaagag CTGAGTGCCAGGGAGTCCAACGGCTCCCCTGAACAGAAGAGAAGGAAACATCAACACCAGAATAGCAGGGTCGGTGGCTCCAGGGACATGCATAAAGGCAGCGAGAGGCCGGGGTTAGGTTCTGAGCCTGTTGAG AGGAAGAAAAAGGAGTCTGTTGTCTGGAATCATGCCACCTATAAGCAAGCGGTGCGCAAGGCCATGTTCGCACGCTTCAAAGAACTGGACTGA
- the LOC118388274 gene encoding RNA-binding protein 6-like isoform X5 produces MMWDGPRRGPQGGPPFRGDNHGEMFGGRDGPMSDFRGRDGMNMGPRGPQDRGPPMDMRMMDCPPDMRDRDMEPHDIRGRGEPPRDFLERPGEEPDFSLRRQYEMSIRDKLLNAAAGGGFMGPGPGMGGRGMGGRDVRGRGMGGRGMPPRDLREPNDRFIDMRDRDMFRKDMPGFNNPDMDGRRGGFPMEPMGRNEGFRDMGDRDRPPIDRPPMGMDDIDGFNMDMPPRERDRDRGMMDFDRRGAPPLNPRKRFESDTDFRNRVGPPAEFRGRDRSPVRFADNDGALMDVRGRPGGPPDHGGPNRPKFVGTDPEGTLRDREFPEMEEVSLAEEWKNRKKEKDSHPSPMPRGLPPFSKEIQGQLFPPVSREGSLLGEPANFKERNMPSTEFPGKKDGPPFDFPRPNRGAPRSQNWDKKPPTDTPGMDLPPFGRRSLQDPAFPPMGPGLLPNMPNRESSKRWPEHGDPKQNQNAPNRVDRPPYLLEKDRTPYILEKTPPTPLGHGPNDKTQFKGPKDALLEQGPASVKLVPGPDVQGKDQDYRDIDYRTGPGIVFDYKHEELPGPDKVLKESKAVPAPKFSDSGSQDQDYRNASVKDKVTHTICITGIPKTATMEQILGAFAVRDGVPMQGMKIKNVVPGYSYDTAYVEFLNLEDAVHFMESNQRSLKVGTKTALMRYVQPDRIGKEALEPGHKAGPPTQEPLLPCPGQLLVDKAKNEHHSQDVSQAKTPVDPLSQQGSWQRSSDLTPEAWQQQVDQQLRQQEAEQQAESWASRNPPRQGPGPHQMDPIFKESKTMIIKNVKPTTTVETILKSLDPFAYLDERNVRLVRGKPPGAKCFCFVDMDSHEQVTRLVELLTKPRPLSIDGVRVYAEVAKPLKNQNYRKQFDKSNTSLLGYPPEASMTEQQYYSSQPPNQPPGCPPPNMQGDHMGGPISSDPLSNSSVSHLNSSMTSGGGYAEPPPVDPYHQALDPQVSSAAAAGGLAATGDHGTDGYSYATETPDMTNYLYDATSGFYYDPQTTLYYDPASRYFYNAQTQEYLYWDSVSKTYIPVPGGHSTDTQLPIHQSGVALAPDVQAILANPAADAPLDMKRPEPTPHFDPPQLLNPTPAPNPNPNPSPERREEEDTAPRIDKKDNKDKPGEKEEKPRSLAAFKIMKDMERWAKIQNRQKDSVRVPSPVLKASGGGLDDRKSSKAADAAFTIFERKGGDDLFKKPMAPPKKEGKGSKQSIGSLGLLASDYAATGSDEEEEVVQHEDPQASRSQSQEKEDKLTDWKKMACLLCRRQFPNKYGLVRHQQLSDLHKQNMEIHMKIKRSKKELEALENQEKELSARESNGSPEQKRRKHQHQNSRVGGSRDMHKGSERPGLGSEPVEELGSTV; encoded by the exons ATGATGTGGGACGGACCCAGGAGAGGACCACAAGGGGGCCCACCCTTTCG TGGGGACAATCATGGAGAAATGTTTGGGGGCCGAGATGGCCCTATGTCTGATTTCAGGGGTAGAGACGGAATGAACATGGGTCCCAGGGGACCACAGGATCGGGGGCCTCCTATGGACATGAGGATGATGGACTGTCCACCTGATATGAGGGACCGTGATATGGAACCACATGACATACGAGGGAGAGGAGAACCACCTAGGGATTTCCTGGAGAGACCTGGAGAAGAGCCAGACTTCAGCCTCAGAAGACAGTATGAAATGTCAATCAGGGACAAGCTGCTTAATGCAGCTGCTGGTGGTGGTTTCATGGGGCCTGGGCCAGGCatgggagggagaggaatgggggGGAGAGATGTGAGGGGGAGAGGCATGGGAGGGAGAGGCATGCCTCCACGAGATCTACGAGAGCCAAATGACAGATTTATTGACATGAGAGACAGGGATATGTTCCGCAAGGATATGCCAGGCTTCAACAATCCAGACATGGATGGAAGGCGAGGAGGATTTCCCATGGAGCCTATGGGTAGAAATGAGGGGTTCAGAGACATGGGTGATAGGGACAGGCCACCCATAGACAGGCCCCCGATGGGCATGGATGACATTGATGGGTTTAATATGGACATGCCTCCACGAGAACGAGATCGAGACAGGGGAATGATGGACTTTGACAGGAGGGGTGCTCCTCCATTGAATCCAAGGAAAAGATTTGAGTCTGATACAGACTTCAGAAACCGCGTTGGACCTCCAGCTGAATTCAGAGGTAGGGATAGATCTCCCGTAAGATTTGCCGACAATGATGGGGCTCTAATGGATGTCAGGGGAAGGCCTGGCGGCCCTCCAGATCATGGTGGCCCAAACAGACCCAAGTTTGTGGGTACAGATCCAGAAGGCACCCTTAGAGACAGAGAATTCCCAGAAATGGAAGAGGTTTCGCTTGCAGAGGAGTGGAAGAACCGTAAGAAGGAGAAGGACTCTCATCCATCCCCCATGCCCAGAGGTCTTCCTCCTTTCTCCAAAGAGATTCAGGGACAGCTATTCCCTCCAGTGTCCAGAGAAGGCAGTCTTCTTGGAGAGCCGGCAAACTTTAAAGAAAGGAACATGCCATCTACAGAATTCCCTGGGAAAAAAGATGGGCCTCCTTTTGATTTCCCTCGCCCCAACAGAGGAGCTCCACGTTCCCAGAACTGGGATAAAAAGCCACCCACAGATACCCCTGGCATGGATCTGCCACCTTTTGGCCGTAGAAGTCTTCAGGACCCTGCCTTTCCACCCATGGGTCCTGGGCTCCTGCCAAACATGCCGAACAGAGAAAGCAGCAAGCGCTGGCCCGAACATGGGGATCCCAAGCAGAATCAAAATGCACCAAATCGAGTTGACAGGCCTCCATACCTCTTGGAGAAGGACAGAACCCCATACATCCTAGAGAAGACTCCACCAACTCCACTGGGCCATGGGCCAAACGATAAAACTCAATTTAAAGGGCCGAAGGATGCATTGCTTGAACAAGGCCCAGCGAGTGTTAAGCTGGTTCCAGGGCCAGACGTCCAAGGCAAAGACCAGGACTACAGGGACATTGATTACAGAACAGGTCCAGGGATAGTCTTTGACTACAAACATGAGGAGCTGCCAGGACCTGACAAAGTTCTAAAAGAATCCAAAGCAGTCCCGGCTCCAAAATTCAGTGACTCTGGTTCCCAG GATCAGGATTACCGGAATGCATCTGTGAAGGACAAGGTTACTCATACAATTTGCATCACTGGAATTCCTAAGACGGCCACAATGGAGCAG ATCCTTGGTGCCTTTGCAGTCCGCGATGGTGTCCCAATGCAGGGAATGAAAATCAAGAATGTTGTGCCAG GTTACAGCTACGATACGGCCTATGTGGAGTTTTTAAACCTCGAGGATGCAGTCCACTTCATGGAATCCAACCAG AGATCCCTGAAGGTTGGCACTAAAACAGCTCTGATGCGATACGTCCAGCCAGACAGAATTGGCAAGGAAGCTCTA GAACCAGGGCACAAGGCAGGCCCCCCGACCCAGGAACCCCTACTGCCATGCCCAGGCCAGCTCCTGGTCGACAAGGCCAAGAATGAGCACCACAGCCAGGATGTCTCCCAAGCCAAGACACCAGTTGACCCACTGTCCCAGCAGGGCTCATGGCAGCGCAGCTCGGACCTTACCCCAGAGGCCTGGCAGCAGCAGGTGGACCAGCAACTTAGACAGCAGGAGGCTGAGCAGCAGGCAGAGTCCTGGGCCAGCCGCAACCCCCCTCGCCAAGGCCCTGGCCCACATCAGATGGACCCCATCTTTAAGGAGAGCAAGA CCATGATCATAAAGAATGTGAAGCCCACCACTACAGTGGAGACCATTCTGAAATCCCTGGACCCCTTCGCCTACCTTGATGAGAGGAACGTTCGTCTGGTCAGAGGAAAACCCCCGGGAGCCAAATGCTTTTGCTTCGTAGACATGGACTCCCATGAG CAAGTGACCCGTCTGGTAGAGCTCCTCACCAAGCCCAGGCCTCTCTCTATCGACGGGGTCAGGGTTTACGCTGAGGTTGCTAAGCCACTGAAGAACCAAAA CTACAGAAAACAGTTTGATAAATCAAACACTTCTCTCCTGGGGTACCCACCTGAGGCCAGTATGACGGAG CAGCAGTACTATTCATCCCAACCTCCCaaccaaccaccaggatgcccccCACCTAACATGCAAG GCGATCATATGGGTGGACCGATAAGCTCAGACCCTCTCTCCAATTCATCTGTTTCGCACTTGAACTCCAGCATGACTTCA GGAGGTGGCTATGCTGAACCTCCACCAGTTGATCCCTACCACCAGGCTCTGGACCCCCAGGTCTCCTCTGCTGCAGCAGCAGGGGGGTTGGCAGCAACAGGAGATCATGGCACTGATGGCTACAGCTATG CTACTGAAACTCCAGACATGACGAACTACCTGTATGATGCCACATCTGGGTTCTACTATGATCCCCAGACTACCCTGTACTATGACCCTGCCTCTAGG TATTTCTACAATGCCCAGACCCAGGAGTACCTGTACTGGGACAGTGTGTCCAAGACGTACATCCCCGTTCCCGGAGGACACTCTACAGACACCCAGCTCCCCATTCACCAGTCTGGTGTTGCCTTGGCACCAGACGTACAGGCCATTCTGGCCAATCCAGCAGCAGACGCTCCGCTCGACATGAAGAGACCAGAGCCAACCCCTCACTTCGACCCTCCCCAGCTCCTGAACCCCACTCCtgcccctaaccccaaccccaacccttcccccgagagaagagaggaggaggacactgCACCTCGCATAGACAAGAAAGACAACAAGGACAaaccaggagagaaagaggagaaaccCAGGAGCCTAGCTGCTTTCAAG ATCATGAAGGATATGGAGCGCTGGGCTAAGATCCAGAACCGTCAGAAGGACAGCGTCCGTGTTCCGTCCCCTGTACTCAAGGCCTCCGGTGGCGGGCTGGACGACAGGAAGTCCTCCAAGGCAGCTGACGCAGCCTTCACCATCTTCGAGAGGAAG GGTGGAGACGACCTCTTCAAGAAGCCTATGGCTCCTCCCAAGAAAGAGGGGAAGGGCTCAAAG CAGTCCATTGGCTCTCTGGGCCTGCTGGCGTCGGACTACGCAGCAACAGGcagtgatgaggaggaggaggtggtgcagCATGAGGATCCTCAGGCCTCTAGGAGTCAGTCTCAGGAGAAGGAAGACAAGCTGACAGACTGGAAGAAGATGGCGTGTCTGCTGTGTAGGAGACAGTTCCCCAATAAGTACGGCCTGGTGCGCCACCAGCAGCTCTCAGACCTCCACAAGCAAAACATGGAGATCCACATGAAGATCAAGAGATCAAAGAAAGAGCTGGAGGCTTTGGAGAACcaggagaaagag CTGAGTGCCAGGGAGTCCAACGGCTCCCCTGAACAGAAGAGAAGGAAACATCAACACCAGAATAGCAGGGTCGGTGGCTCCAGGGACATGCATAAAGGCAGCGAGAGGCCGGGGTTAGGTTCTGAGCCTGTTGAG gagctgggttctacagtttga